In the Populus trichocarpa isolate Nisqually-1 chromosome 8, P.trichocarpa_v4.1, whole genome shotgun sequence genome, TGAAGCTGACAAgggtttttaattaactttttagcCCCCACATACCTCTATGGGCATAGTTTACAAACCAGGCTTAACCCGGGAATATTCCAcgtaaaaaatagataaatactATGCATGttgtaaattttaaaggatttttatttttatttttatcctttattaaaaaaacatttttttttactgtgaacatataatatttatattattagatttttaattccactttgaaaaattaataactttcagtgtttatataatgaattttaatataaattgataactaatcaggaaaaaaaaggggaatcGCCTGCATAAGGTTAAGGTTAAGCCGAGCTAGAATAAAACCTCTAATTCCCTCTCCATAGCTATACAaatatcttatttgaaaataggTGTAGAATAATTAATGCAAAATGGTGGATTCATTTGAGAAGCGCATGTTAGCGTAGTTGTAGAGGGAATAAGCACTGAGAGGACGCTGTGCGCTGCCAAGGGAACAATTTTGAAGGTGCTAAAGCTAGTAGTGGTGAATCAAGAAgaatttgtacttttttttataaaaaagaagaagaatttgtaCTTGTGGACAATTGTATGGCACCCATTGGCCAACCAGAATTACCATCTAGAACAATGAAGAAAATGGTTCTTCTTATTAGAATATTTCTTGCAAAAAAACCCTGTCGTTTTATTTCTATGTGAACATATGCTTGCATGGCTGCATTCTTACTcggctttgttttgttttgtttgcttgcAAAAAATGCCGAAAATATGAAGGTTTGATCGGAAAactaacataaaattaaactttgttgTGAAACATGGCTTGCCTGGTGAGTGATTAATTAGAGGTGTTAACGAGTTGACACGAGACTTGATTAATTGGATGAAAAACTCAATTGACTCGACTATTaatccattgatttttttaatcagaataaactttgtttttttaatcaaaataatccatTGGCCAAAGGTATCtgtatctttttatcttttagtatatagtaaaaatatatttttcaccattggaataaaaaatgtaaGACATGTCCAGGTGCATTTCCATCattttacatcaatttttttttcttttaaaaaatcaagatttatgaaaggtattttgatttttttatgtggagtgaataatttttatattaaaaacctgTTAGCACTTGTTTTTCACGTGCTAGTGCGCGGGAGGTGTTCACGCTTTTCCTAGTAGCCAAACATGCTTTTCTATCATGTCACTGGAAGAACCATCatgttctctctcctctcgGTGTAGCGTGTGACGAGGACGGATGAAAGGTTTTAtgtgattgtttcttttttttttccctctcactTCTCCCCCCAAAAAATATACGTTGTTTGTCTTTGCTTTTGATATTTCACTTTTAGtcattgttcttttaatttttattttttattcttgatatttttataagagttttgtttattttcaatgtagtcttttaattttaatgtcatatattatgtttttcaattcggtttttattcttttgattttttttccttgatccttttgttaaagttgaattgattttcagttctatttttcaatcacagtttatggtgtattattttttctaattcggtcctcattcttttaatttttttcttttattaaagttaattttcttttcaatgtaaCTATTCtatcaaatgttttttgtttccttccaatttgttttatattttgacttTCATCCTTCAACGTTTGAATTGTTTGAGATtgggcttcatatttttttttatttatggtacTTCCGGTCTAATGACCTGATTCACAGGTTTAAAATGTTAATGTAGGtcaatatcttttttgttttgctcaATTTCGTTTCTGATTTTATcgttcaacattattttttttttaaagactggctttatggttttttttttaaaatttattttatgttgagtTATCCTGGTTTCATGATATGGACCACGAGTTTTGCTGGTTAACTCATGTTGACTCATCTCTTATTACCCAAGTTATATGTTTAtcatgttaactcgggttgttttttttatcccatttttttaatccaaatttgCACTTTTAAGGTTTTCTGTCTAAGTTAtagtgatctttttttttttaataaaaatcttgtTCTTTTACTATCATTGCGTATTTTTCTATATCgtataattaaaatacaacCAACTTATTAATTCAATTGGGCCTATATCCCATgtcgtttgtttttttaaacgcGCTTGCAACACCTAGACTATCActgtctttttcttatttttttattctaattttagattttattttaattaatacttttttttaataattttttaactcatgtttcaattaatatccctcctttaatttttttttcttgtgttagCCTTTTTTgcataaatgttttttgttttaaaaaattattttatatgtatttaatttttaaagatattattttaatttatctataatttttttatatttcatatagataaactttatttttaaaaataactttatttttttttatttatttacataaataattatcgatttatttaattagatgatttttctatttatattaattttttttatataaaaaacatgtcaaaaaaagaatatatatatatatatatatatatatatatatatatatatatatataacgtaCACGGGCACACACACATGCCAAGTTAGAGAAGAGGGTGGTGGGTGGCAGGCATAAAGTCACTGGGGATTCTGTCCTCAGACTAGCAAGGTGGGCACGAAGGTATTGATATTGGAATTTAAAAGAATACGAAAAGGTGTTTGGAATTAGGAACTTGGAATCTTTTATAGTTTCCCATGTGCCCATGCAGTCATGAAAGCTGGAACCCTTGCTTAGCTATGAAGGGCAAACCATACATGGGAAGGTGGGAGAGTATTTTATATGGTGCTATATGCCACCACCCTCCCTGGAAAGCGACAGCTGTGTTCTTGCACCACCCTGTCGATAATCCGATTTTCTGTTTTATCGGTTCCCAGATGCATTCCAGACAAAACTGTATGGTGCTCATCATAACTCTTTCTGGGGATCTTCGACCTTTAATCAATGTACAGGTGAACAGagattagttaaaaatctaCCCAGTCAAACTcttcaaaaatacaaacaaagagAGATTCATCTTCAGGCAGAGCTTTCGCTGTGACAGCTGAGTTTGTGCATATTCACTTGTTCTTCTCTACACGTGACTTGACCATTTTCTTATTACTTTTCAGTTTTGAACACGATATCAGGGATAAATGATGTTTTAGTTTATATCCAAGTCTTTGAATCAACAGCTTCAACTTCCCTGATGAGAGAAGCTACTCATGATAATTCACTGCAGCCAGCATCCACACGATGAATAACTATGACAAAAGTACTATCCAAAGATAAAAGCAGCAACTCAGTTGACTGAGGGACGGAGATTCATATCCACAGGTTCAAAACCATTTTAAGTGTGATCAAATATACATGTTAGGCACAGGAAATTCTGGCTAGAGTCTTTGCATGCCAGGAAGTTTCAATTAATACATACAAGCACTAGCTATAGCATCATGATCATAAATGCATTATCGGCATAGTTGTGATCTCCATGACCATCAGGATCAACCAGATTTGAATAGCAAAACAGCTTTCTGGTccaaatagaaataaacaaaGTGGTTCGTCTCATGAGTCACATATGAACCTGTATTTCAGGAACAAAATGAAAACAGAACAAAAGTTACTGAACTTTTTCATGAAACAAGTTACACGCAATCCAATTTCTCTCAAAGGATCAAAATGTATCAGTGAGGATGGAAAGCAAGGCATTTTCTTCTTTACCAATTCAGTAAGATAAACTAAAATGAAGCGAGAACAGTTAGCCAACACAGTGTGCACAGTCCAATTAAGATGCACCAATCTCAACAAACATGGGATACATATTCTTGAAGCATGATGATGGGACGTCTAGTACTACTAGACAGGGATCACTCTCATGTTTGAGCATCTAACTGCTAATTTTCCTCTGTAAAAGAGATATGCAAGTGGCGGTGTTAGAACTAGTATAGAAATCTTACACAAATTCTCATTTACGATTTCTGGAAACTCAGAACATGTTCATGAATAGGCAAAGTGCCATTCTCGGTTGTGACCTGGGTGAAATTGAAACCAACAGATGCATTCGTGCACATTTACTTGAAAGAGAGGACAGATAGCACGATGCTCTTCCCACCTTGGCCCACAATTAACAATCCCTTTACTTATTTAATTCCCACTTAtgcatcatcttttttttttttttctaaccatgtttgtttataaaaataagtattttacaACTGAAATTATTAGCTCCAAAAGAGAAATCATTCTAGAAGTTATATTTGGAAAGAATAAGAAGCTGGGCTAGGCTTAAACTCAAGTTGGACAACAAGAAAATCAGAACGGATTCAGGCTGATCAGAACATACTGTAACCTGATTTTAAAACTAGGCAACAAACTAGTATATGGAAAGCTATATCCATCCAGGCAACTAACCAGTAGAGTTTTCTAGTAAAATCCTACTTAAACACTATATTTCTCCACAATCCGACGTCGTTCTTCTTTCTCatatttatctatatatttGTTAGACAGCACCAAATGATCCGAAATGCAGCACTGGAGGCAGTTTTTAAACCACAGCAAGTCAAATACCTCTACCAGTAACTGCGAGATATATACctatctttactttttttttttttttcttttgcataaaTTGAAACTGTGAGATAGTTTGAGTGTAAGCTGAGATTTGAGTCAATATCCTATTTCTACTGATCCACAAAATATATGACTTTAAATAGTCATAATCTTTTTCTGTACACAGAAAAAAGGCATCActtcaaacaaaaatctcaagagTTTTGTTTGAATTTAACATATAATGCCCCTAATTGATTAACTACTTTTACTGTTTCTGACACAATTGAGTTCCAGCACAAGCTCTGTTCAATAAGAGGTCCATCATGGATCCTCATGCTGTGAAAATACAAACACTTTTGCTGCGCTACCTCTAAAGTAGTTGATTAACAGCCATCTGAAGCAAAGAcaagaaattttctttttccaccATGTGCATCTCTTGAACATGGATATACCAGTTTCACTCTAACCCCATGTCAGCATGAACTGAACATTGAGATCCATCACGTTGAAGATTAAATATCCTTGTCAAACTATCAACCATGATATATttgacaaattatatttttgacagCCAGATGAGCTATACAAACACTTTAATTTGGCTAAATTTTAACAGGCAAAGCCAGAGTCCTATTCTCAAGCAAATGAGATGTCCCTCTGACTTTGTGCAAATAACAATGTATATTTACAATCTGTTCTAAATTATGTACTATGCCTGATTAAAATCTTTAGGGAAGCTAAGGACTACAAAGTTTTACATGCAgaaaattaaacagaaaaaaaaacacgttacaATAATATAGACTCTTTTCAGATACACCAATATATTAACCTTCATGCAAATGAAATCAAATCACATTATATTCATTCAagaatttcataaaaagaaGCTTAAGTGGGCTTCTGAATAGTTTGCTTTGTATTGATTTACTCAAAAACACTTCTCAAGAGTTGCTTTTTAATCATGCAACATCTTCAGAGGttgtttcaaaattcaatagcATCTATAGATTATTTGAGCCATTTTATTGAAGGTGTAGGCCATGCCTAGCCAATAACAAATGATCATAGTCTTGCCATTATCAATTTTGCACAAATGTACAACTTATGGGCAATGAATTCATAGACATTAAATGGCCATAGTTAGAGCTCAACTGCAGAAGGGGAAATATATGCCGCATGAAAGCATTGAGAACATATATTATCACTTGTAAAGTCAGTTGATGTCAGCAAAATCCACTCTCCAACCATTAGATCCCCATTGGGATAAGATCACCCAGAAAGATCAAACAAGAACAGCCAAGTTCTAAGGCAGACAACAACCTAGCCATTTagcaaactaattaattaagttttatccAAATAATCAAATCCAAACCAGCCTATCACTTCACACAGTCAGAGCCCCAACAACACCTCAAACTGAAAACACAATCAAGTTTTTACTCATCCCTAGTTATCCCTAATATCATCGTCACAAGCAAAACCTAAATTAGTACAATTCCTTAATTCCTAACCAAATCAATGGCTCAAATCCAATTACAGCCCACATCTCTTAATAAGCTATCAACACACAATTGAACCATAGCTTATCACATCCCCTTTGCACCGCAATTACATTATCACAATCAACTATGCCGCCTCTATAACAGAAAGAAACATGTTAATATAGTTTAATCTAAGCCTAGATCTGTCTtccatattattttaacaacatGATAACATTACCCACCCAGTAATTATTGAACCTAAATATGTACCAAAAGCATAGATCTTTAAGAAAAACACTCCaaaccccaaaaaaacaaatgtactaAATCAATTCTAACAAGAAAAGCAGCcacgaaaattaaaaaaagagagtgaaaaTGGGTTACCGAAATTGCGACCAACAATGCAATGCCAAGTGGGTCCATGCTTCTTATCAAACTCCTTCTTTATATGCTCTGCTACATCCTTCTCTACATTGTTCCTCTCAAATgcctaaaaataacaattaaaaaaaattacccagaaagcaaaatcaaaaacaaaaacaaaaacaaaattatcaagtaGAAACccagtttaagaaaaaaagaaattaagtgagagaaagagagctaACTGCGATGGCTATATCAACAGCTTCTTTTTGCATGTCATCTTTCATGTCAGCATTCTTGATGATGATCTTTTTTCCGGGAGGGGCTGCTGCAgccggtgatgatttccggtAATAAGAGTCGTTTTCGACCTTCACACCTCCGGTGATGCTTCTTTTCATGTCTTCACTGTTCATTTTCTTTGCTTCGTGGTTAAGTTTTAGGGATTGTTTTTTTGATAGAGAGGGGAGAGCTTTATGAAGGAAAAGGGAAGTAAGATGTAAGCTGTCTTCTTGTTTTCTGTCGAGTGGAAACACTGAACTCTGAAAGTGAAGTGCGGgatttatttgatgattttacTTTGGTTTACTGCTACATGTGGTCCCTGTACTTTTTACATTTTCTCAATGCAGTCCTTGTATATTAGGTTGCTCTAATAGCTCAAAATCCACTTCAAATGAGATTAGATGCTCAAGACGAAAATCCATGCCATTTGGGACATTACTTGGACCAAAATACTGCAACATCCCATCTTCAAGCACAAGATCAAGATCTGTGAATAGAAAATGATCAAAACCATGATGatcttttgtattttatgtttaaatataaaatgaatcaATGGAGAATTGAGAGGAACACTTGTTACTGTAAAGTAAAGCTTGAAAAAGGGGGGAATATATTAGTAGCAGAGAATATTagttaaaaatgaataatatttggTTGGCTATAGTTATAAGATGGTGGAATATTAGTAGTATTGCCACCAACTTGAACAATATAGTAAATAGTAGCTATGAT is a window encoding:
- the LOC18101820 gene encoding uncharacterized protein LOC18101820; the protein is MNSEDMKRSITGGVKVENDSYYRKSSPAAAAPPGKKIIIKNADMKDDMQKEAVDIAIAAFERNNVEKDVAEHIKKEFDKKHGPTWHCIVGRNFGSYVTHETNHFVYFYLDQKAVLLFKSG